The nucleotide sequence TTCTTCGCTGATTTCAACTTTTTCCACGGCAATCCTGGCGATCGGCATCAGTGGTAGAGCAAACCACCACCTTTGGGATTCCTGCTCAAAAACTCGAACTTTAAACCCCCAGTACCTGCCATCACAGTCCCGATAAGTGGTTAGTGGTAGCAAATAGAAACACAAAGTTGTGTCTCGCCATCCCCACAACCGGTTAAGCACTACAGGGATAGTGGAATCCTCATAGACCACCATTTCCAAAACCGGAAAATGGCACCACCTCAGAAACAACGGCCATTCCCCCGGCTGTTCGGGAATGGGTTTGTGCATGTCAATCATTAAGAATTGACCATCTGTTTTCAGAATCTGTAGAACTCCCTTAAAAACCTTCAATGGCTCGGGAATGCCACCGATTCCGAAAATTTGCGTCACAACATTAATCGAACCGAGTTCGAACAAGCCTGCAAGATTCGTGGCGTCGCCTCGGACAAACTTGATGCATTCCGATTTTGGCACACTGCCGTTGTTTGCAACCTGAAGCATGCGTTCGTTATAATCCAAGCCGATTATTTCCGCATCCACGTCCCACTCCTGCAATATGGCGTGCATTTCCTTTACGGTCAAACCAGTACCAGTGCAGAGGTCCAAAATCTTGAGGCGACCTTGTCCGTTGCGACCTATGATAGAAACAAACCATCCTGCAACCCTACGCCAGACTAAGTCCATTCCACGAGTGGTAAGATGATGCTTTCGGTTGTAAGTCTTTGCTTCTCTCGTGTAGACACGGTTGATCTCCGACTGGTCAAGAAAACCAGTGGAATTGCGGGGACGGAGAAAAAGCTTTACCATCACCCTCAAAAAACACTGAACTGCAAGCAGTCCGATACGTTTGAACCATCCATAGCGAAGCGCAGTTGGATTGAGAATGTATCTTGGAAGATATTTTCTCAATTCCGCGTCGGTAATTCCCGCTTTTTCCAGCTTCCCATAATCCATCGAGACTACCGGCCTGTTGGCTGTGAACCTGCTCTTCTGTTGCTTGTATAGCATCTTCTATCTCCTGTATTTGGGATATTCACTTGTCAAAGTCGGAAAATCCAGCACTGTCTAATTATTACAATAAATTTTCAATAAAGTCAAATTTTTAA is from Bacteroidota bacterium and encodes:
- a CDS encoding class I SAM-dependent methyltransferase; its protein translation is MDYGKLEKAGITDAELRKYLPRYILNPTALRYGWFKRIGLLAVQCFLRVMVKLFLRPRNSTGFLDQSEINRVYTREAKTYNRKHHLTTRGMDLVWRRVAGWFVSIIGRNGQGRLKILDLCTGTGLTVKEMHAILQEWDVDAEIIGLDYNERMLQVANNGSVPKSECIKFVRGDATNLAGLFELGSINVVTQIFGIGGIPEPLKVFKGVLQILKTDGQFLMIDMHKPIPEQPGEWPLFLRWCHFPVLEMVVYEDSTIPVVLNRLWGWRDTTLCFYLLPLTTYRDCDGRYWGFKVRVFEQESQRWWFALPLMPIARIAVEKVEISEEISRKREIILNACVTSR